The following proteins are co-located in the Cloacibacillus sp. genome:
- a CDS encoding XdhC/CoxI family protein, with amino-acid sequence MNRDLLEKINGELENGKYGVVCTVITESGSTPRSRGASMWVRPDGSILGTIGGGLIEFEAIGQALELLKSGEPTRLWHKSLTERDGMACGGEADLFMEVLGRSDELVIFGGGHVGRALAEIGAFAGFRVVVWDDRAEFANSENIPWARSIVCPIEKVYENGLSLHDRSFVVIMTRGHSLDAEAVAVTDNMPGAYYGMIGSRSKIATVRKMLLERGVSAAHLDRLHQPIGLPIKAETPNEIAVSIMAEIIGVKYGADVEKMRG; translated from the coding sequence ATGAATAGAGATCTTTTGGAAAAGATAAACGGCGAGCTTGAAAACGGAAAATACGGCGTCGTCTGCACGGTCATTACCGAATCTGGTTCTACGCCGCGCAGCCGCGGGGCGTCGATGTGGGTGCGCCCCGACGGAAGCATTCTCGGCACCATCGGCGGAGGCCTTATCGAGTTTGAGGCCATCGGACAGGCGCTTGAACTTTTAAAAAGCGGCGAGCCTACGCGCCTCTGGCACAAGAGCCTTACGGAGCGCGACGGAATGGCCTGCGGCGGCGAGGCCGACCTCTTCATGGAGGTGCTGGGGCGCAGCGACGAGCTGGTCATCTTCGGCGGCGGCCATGTCGGACGCGCCCTTGCGGAAATCGGCGCCTTCGCCGGCTTTCGCGTCGTCGTCTGGGACGACCGCGCCGAATTTGCAAACTCTGAAAACATCCCGTGGGCGCGCAGCATCGTCTGCCCCATCGAAAAGGTCTATGAGAACGGCCTTTCGCTGCACGACCGCAGCTTCGTCGTCATAATGACGCGCGGGCACTCGCTCGACGCGGAGGCCGTGGCGGTGACGGACAATATGCCCGGCGCCTATTACGGCATGATAGGATCGCGCAGCAAGATAGCTACCGTGCGCAAGATGCTGCTTGAACGCGGCGTATCGGCCGCGCACCTCGACCGCCTCCACCAGCCTATAGGCCTTCCGATAAAGGCAGAGACGCCAAACGAGATAGCCGTCTCCATAATGGCGGAGATAATAGGCGTAAAATACGGAGCGGACGTTGAAAAAATGCGCGGATAG
- the yedE gene encoding YedE family putative selenium transporter — protein sequence MDRFLTSKNGPVYAGVVLGVIAAVLVKFGNPGNMGFCVACFTRDIAGALGLHHASIVQYLRPEIAGFILGAFASALLFSEYKPRGGSSPLVRLALGFFAMIGALVFLGCPWRAYLRIAGGDMNAIAGLAGLVVGIAGGVWFLYRGFSLGASRPNPKASGLVMPLLAVAVLLLLVVRPVFGPDGPVFFSAKGPGAAHAPVAISLAAGLLVGWLAQRTRFCTIGAIRDMIMIGDSHLFKGVAAFTLAAFLTNVALGQFHAGFEGQPVAHTMQLWNFLGMVLSGLAFTLAGGCPGRQLIMSGEGDADAGTFVIGMLLGAAFAHNFLLASSGKGIGMYGAAATMIGLGFCLIVGFGFRNKMA from the coding sequence TTGGATCGTTTTCTTACTTCAAAGAACGGCCCCGTCTATGCGGGGGTAGTGCTCGGCGTCATAGCCGCAGTGCTGGTAAAATTTGGAAACCCTGGAAATATGGGCTTCTGCGTCGCCTGCTTCACGCGCGACATCGCGGGTGCGCTTGGCCTTCATCACGCCTCTATAGTTCAGTATCTGAGGCCGGAAATAGCGGGCTTCATACTTGGCGCCTTCGCCTCCGCGCTGCTTTTTTCAGAATACAAGCCGCGCGGCGGCTCGTCTCCGCTCGTGCGCCTCGCGCTTGGATTTTTTGCGATGATCGGCGCGCTCGTCTTCCTCGGCTGCCCGTGGAGGGCCTATCTGCGCATCGCGGGCGGCGACATGAACGCCATTGCGGGGCTTGCCGGCCTTGTTGTCGGTATCGCGGGCGGCGTCTGGTTTTTGTACCGCGGCTTCAGCCTCGGCGCTTCGCGCCCCAATCCTAAGGCCTCAGGGCTCGTCATGCCGCTTCTTGCCGTAGCCGTTCTGCTGCTGCTTGTAGTGAGGCCGGTCTTCGGCCCGGACGGCCCAGTCTTTTTCTCAGCGAAAGGCCCCGGCGCCGCGCACGCGCCAGTTGCTATATCGCTTGCCGCGGGGCTGCTCGTCGGCTGGCTTGCGCAGCGCACGCGTTTTTGCACCATCGGAGCTATTCGCGACATGATAATGATAGGCGACAGTCACCTCTTCAAAGGAGTCGCCGCCTTCACCCTGGCCGCTTTTTTGACGAATGTCGCGCTGGGACAGTTCCACGCGGGGTTTGAGGGCCAGCCTGTGGCGCACACGATGCAGTTGTGGAACTTCCTCGGCATGGTGCTTTCGGGTCTTGCCTTCACGCTTGCCGGAGGCTGCCCGGGCCGTCAGCTCATAATGTCCGGCGAGGGCGACGCGGACGCGGGGACCTTCGTCATAGGGATGCTTCTTGGCGCCGCCTTCGCGCACAACTTCCTGCTCGCAAGCTCCGGCAAGGGCATTGGCATGTACGGCGCGGCGGCTACGATGATAGGCTTAGGCTTCTGCCTCATCGTGGGCTTCGGCTTTAGAAACAAGATGGCGTAG
- a CDS encoding sulfurtransferase TusA family protein has protein sequence MEMKEKKENKEKMEKTVVDARGLSCPQPVIETKKALGGKASGAVEILVDTVTSRENVIRFAEHAGWQASWTEKNGGYSVIAEKK, from the coding sequence ATGGAAATGAAAGAGAAGAAAGAAAATAAAGAAAAGATGGAAAAGACGGTCGTGGACGCGCGCGGGCTTTCCTGCCCGCAGCCCGTCATAGAGACGAAAAAAGCGCTCGGCGGCAAAGCTTCCGGCGCGGTGGAAATTCTGGTAGACACCGTCACCTCACGCGAAAACGTCATCCGCTTCGCAGAGCACGCCGGCTGGCAGGCAAGCTGGACGGAGAAAAACGGCGGATATTCGGTAATCGCGGAGAAAAAATAA